The following proteins are encoded in a genomic region of Alphaproteobacteria bacterium:
- the rpsG gene encoding 30S ribosomal protein S7 — protein sequence MSRRHRAEKREVLPDAKFGSIIVTKFMNCVMLDGKKSVAEHIVYAAFDYLAKQTNKDPIEAFEEALENVKPRIEVRSRRVGGATYQIPTEVRGERQQALALRWIVDAARKRNENTMTESLGKELVEANNNRGAAVKKREDGQKMAEANKAFAHYRW from the coding sequence ATGTCAAGACGTCATCGTGCTGAAAAAAGAGAAGTATTACCGGACGCAAAGTTTGGAAGTATTATTGTTACAAAATTTATGAATTGCGTTATGTTGGACGGTAAAAAATCTGTTGCTGAGCATATTGTATACGCAGCTTTTGATTATTTAGCAAAGCAAACAAATAAAGATCCTATCGAAGCCTTCGAAGAAGCTTTAGAAAATGTAAAGCCAAGAATCGAAGTAAGGTCAAGACGTGTTGGTGGTGCAACCTATCAAATCCCTACAGAGGTTCGTGGTGAGCGTCAACAAGCTCTCGCTCTTCGTTGGATTGTAGATGCAGCTCGCAAGCGTAATGAAAATACAATGACAGAAAGTCTCGGGAAAGAGTTGGTTGAAGCTAATAACAACCGTGGTGCTGCTGTTAAAAAGAGAGAAGATGGTCAAAAAATGGCAGAAGCAAATAAAGCTTTTGCTCATTATAGATGGTAA